The proteins below come from a single Parageobacillus toebii NBRC 107807 genomic window:
- a CDS encoding glutamate-1-semialdehyde 2,1-aminomutase, with amino-acid sequence MQFTKSEQLYQEALQHIVGGVNSPSRSYKAVGGGAPVVMERAQGAYFWDVDGNKYIDYLAAYGPIIAGHAHPHITKAIQRAAETGVLYGTPTPHEITFAKMLKEAIPSLEKVRFVNSGTEAVMTTIRVARAYTGRDKIVKFAGCYHGHSDLVLVAAGSGPSTLGTPDSAGVPKSIAQEVITVPYNDVDSFKQAMDVWGDQVAAVLVEPIVGNFGIVTPKPGFLEAINEIAHQAGALVIYDEVITAFRFMYGGAQNLLGIEPDLTALGKIIGGGLPIGAYGGRQDIMEQVAPLGPAYQAGTMAGNPASILAGIACLEVLKQDGVYEYLDKLGAMLEEGILLHANKYGIPITINRLKGAFTVYFTTEKVENYEQAQRSDGEMFAKFFKLMLKQGINLAPSKYEAWFVTLAHTEEDVEYTLKAVENAFKQLKNE; translated from the coding sequence ATGCAATTTACGAAATCAGAACAGCTTTATCAAGAAGCATTGCAGCATATCGTCGGCGGCGTCAACAGCCCGTCCCGCTCATATAAAGCGGTCGGCGGCGGAGCGCCGGTCGTCATGGAACGCGCGCAAGGCGCTTATTTTTGGGACGTTGACGGCAATAAATATATCGACTATTTGGCGGCATACGGACCAATTATAGCTGGCCATGCCCATCCACACATTACAAAAGCGATTCAGCGCGCCGCAGAAACTGGCGTCCTTTACGGCACACCCACGCCGCATGAAATTACCTTTGCAAAAATGTTAAAAGAAGCGATTCCGTCTTTAGAAAAAGTGCGTTTTGTCAATTCAGGAACGGAAGCGGTCATGACCACGATTCGCGTGGCGCGCGCTTATACGGGCCGTGATAAAATTGTCAAATTTGCCGGCTGTTATCACGGACATTCCGATCTTGTCCTTGTCGCTGCCGGCTCCGGTCCATCAACGTTAGGAACTCCAGATTCCGCAGGTGTGCCAAAAAGCATCGCCCAAGAAGTAATCACTGTGCCGTACAACGATGTCGACTCGTTTAAACAAGCGATGGACGTATGGGGAGACCAAGTTGCCGCTGTGCTTGTGGAACCAATCGTCGGAAACTTCGGGATCGTTACACCAAAACCAGGCTTTTTAGAGGCAATCAATGAAATTGCCCATCAAGCGGGAGCCCTCGTCATTTACGATGAAGTGATTACCGCATTCCGCTTTATGTACGGCGGGGCGCAAAATTTATTAGGGATCGAACCGGATTTAACCGCGCTTGGAAAAATTATTGGCGGCGGTCTGCCAATCGGTGCATATGGTGGCCGCCAAGACATTATGGAACAAGTCGCGCCGCTCGGTCCGGCATACCAAGCAGGAACGATGGCAGGAAACCCAGCGTCGATTCTTGCCGGTATCGCCTGTCTTGAAGTGCTCAAGCAAGACGGCGTGTACGAATATCTTGACAAGCTCGGCGCGATGCTGGAAGAAGGCATACTTCTTCACGCAAACAAATACGGCATTCCTATAACAATCAATCGTTTAAAAGGTGCATTCACCGTCTACTTCACAACAGAAAAAGTCGAAAACTATGAACAAGCCCAACGAAGCGATGGAGAAATGTTTGCGAAGTTCTTTAAGCTTATGTTAAAGCAAGGCATCAACCTCGCTCCTTCCAAATATGAAGCATGGTTTGTTACGCTTGCTCATACCGAAGAAGACGTGGAATATACGCTCAAAG
- a CDS encoding ABC transporter ATP-binding protein has protein sequence MNVIEVENLRKEFKSYSSRSGLFGAFRDLFTRNYKIIRAVNDISFTVKQGEMVGYIGENGAGKSTTIKMLTGILTPTSGKVLVNGMNPHKEREAFVRTIGVVFGQRSQLWWDIAVQESFRLLKKVYRVSDQDYKEHMEHVIETLDIGPLLDKPVRKLSLGQRMRCELAAALIHNPPLLFLDEPTIGLDVLVKLKIRQFLKEINEKYNTTILLTTHDISDIEALCERVIMLDEGKIIYDGSLQKLKENWGEGKQIQFTFASEITLDALKELTDGLQVTWKKGEQANVWTANIAPSLLPEVISRVVSRYSIQDMNINEISTEEIIRNIYEEGVVHG, from the coding sequence ATGAACGTCATTGAAGTAGAAAACTTAAGAAAAGAATTTAAATCGTATTCAAGTCGCTCTGGCTTATTCGGAGCGTTTCGCGATTTATTTACACGAAATTATAAAATCATTCGCGCTGTCAACGACATTTCGTTTACTGTAAAGCAAGGTGAAATGGTCGGCTATATTGGGGAAAATGGTGCGGGGAAATCGACAACGATTAAAATGCTGACGGGAATTTTGACGCCGACATCCGGTAAAGTGCTCGTCAACGGCATGAATCCGCATAAAGAGAGGGAAGCGTTCGTTCGAACCATCGGCGTTGTGTTCGGGCAGCGCTCCCAACTTTGGTGGGATATCGCCGTCCAAGAGTCGTTTCGACTGTTGAAAAAAGTGTACCGTGTATCGGATCAAGACTACAAAGAACATATGGAACATGTCATTGAAACGCTCGATATCGGTCCTCTGTTGGACAAGCCGGTTCGCAAGCTGTCGCTTGGACAGCGGATGCGCTGTGAGCTGGCCGCTGCGCTTATTCATAACCCGCCGCTTTTATTTTTAGATGAACCGACGATTGGCTTGGATGTGCTTGTAAAACTGAAAATCCGTCAGTTTTTAAAAGAAATTAATGAGAAATACAACACAACCATTTTATTAACGACCCATGATATTTCCGACATCGAAGCGTTATGCGAACGCGTCATTATGTTGGATGAAGGAAAAATCATTTACGATGGCTCACTGCAAAAGCTAAAAGAGAATTGGGGAGAAGGGAAACAAATTCAATTTACGTTCGCAAGCGAAATTACGTTAGATGCTTTAAAGGAATTGACCGATGGTTTGCAAGTAACATGGAAAAAAGGGGAGCAAGCAAACGTCTGGACAGCAAATATAGCGCCATCGCTTCTGCCTGAAGTCATTAGCCGCGTTGTTTCCCGCTATTCGATTCAAGATATGAACATTAATGAAATTTCTACGGAAGAAATTATCCGCAACATCTACGAAGAAGGTGTTGTGCATGGATAA